In the Leptospira sp. WS4.C2 genome, one interval contains:
- a CDS encoding OmpA family protein, whose product MRKRIPLSILIHSTFLLLFVINCNSIIKQDWKDSVAFQKFCGCVTPKEEKAGDYLGSLPEGSLDKMGTSEYLEKLYKGLRNDFEHSGTPFEEVGGSLVGKGVELKRIEDDEKRLRELLIVIDGDVAFPSGKSTLTPKAKELIAKVGDAMEAYPETNCRIGGHTDSVGAFSMNLKLSKERSQSVKLELKLIHRIVEARFKEVDGFADLHKIVDTMLAEKKNRRTEIYVGTVRIVY is encoded by the coding sequence ATGCGTAAAAGAATACCCTTATCAATCCTAATCCATTCCACCTTCCTTTTGTTATTTGTTATCAATTGTAATAGTATTATAAAACAAGACTGGAAGGATTCAGTTGCTTTTCAAAAATTTTGCGGATGTGTCACTCCTAAAGAGGAAAAAGCCGGTGACTATTTGGGGAGTTTACCCGAAGGTTCTTTGGATAAAATGGGAACTTCCGAATATTTGGAGAAATTATATAAAGGTCTTCGCAATGATTTCGAACACTCTGGAACTCCCTTTGAAGAAGTGGGGGGAAGTCTTGTTGGAAAAGGGGTCGAACTCAAACGTATTGAAGATGATGAAAAAAGGTTACGAGAACTTTTAATTGTGATCGATGGGGACGTAGCTTTCCCATCTGGAAAATCAACTCTCACTCCAAAAGCAAAAGAACTCATCGCCAAAGTTGGGGACGCTATGGAAGCATACCCTGAAACCAATTGTCGTATTGGTGGACACACAGATAGTGTTGGTGCATTCTCAATGAACCTTAAGTTAAGTAAGGAACGTTCTCAATCCGTAAAACTTGAATTAAAGCTGATTCACAGAATTGTTGAAGCACGTTTTAAGGAAGTGGATGGTTTCGCTGACCTTCACAAAATCGTAGATACAATGCTTGCGGAAAAGAAAAACCGTAGAACAGAAATTTATGTGGGGACGGTTCGCATTGTTTACTAA
- a CDS encoding arylesterase, producing MPYLIFISFFLLLTCGNSSDQTSTNHSDAVVSGGTKRIIYFGDSLTAGYGLADFEDAWPHVLNKRINAEGYSYQMTNAGVSGDTTSGGLGRLEWVLAEKPSVFVLELGANDMLRGISPTVTKENLRSMIRQIKSQYPSTKILLVGMYATPNMGKKYGSSFNTLYPELAKEEEVPLVPFILEKVASIRKLNQKDGIHPTEAGHKLVADTVYPYLKPLLIK from the coding sequence ATGCCGTATCTTATTTTTATTAGTTTTTTTCTTCTTCTCACTTGCGGGAATTCTTCCGACCAAACGAGTACGAATCACTCCGATGCCGTAGTATCCGGTGGTACCAAACGAATCATATATTTTGGTGATTCACTCACTGCCGGGTATGGACTGGCTGATTTTGAAGATGCTTGGCCCCACGTCCTTAACAAACGAATCAATGCGGAAGGGTATTCCTATCAAATGACAAACGCAGGAGTTTCTGGGGACACAACAAGCGGAGGCCTTGGAAGATTGGAATGGGTGTTGGCGGAAAAACCATCTGTCTTTGTACTCGAATTAGGTGCTAATGATATGTTACGGGGAATTAGTCCTACGGTCACAAAGGAGAACCTTCGTTCGATGATTCGCCAAATCAAATCTCAATACCCATCCACCAAGATATTGTTAGTGGGAATGTATGCGACTCCCAATATGGGAAAAAAATATGGGTCTTCATTCAATACATTATATCCAGAATTGGCTAAAGAAGAAGAGGTTCCCCTTGTCCCTTTTATTTTGGAAAAAGTGGCTTCCATTCGCAAACTAAACCAAAAGGATGGAATCCATCCGACAGAAGCGGGACATAAATTAGTTGCGGACACAGTGTACCCTTATCTCAAACCGCTACTTATAAAATAA
- a CDS encoding TenA family protein gives MTSPFPIPSFAERCKLAAKQSFGASFSHPFVRALADGSLDPKIFRFYQIQDAKYLESFSDACAILSTKVRDPEDKLWLIDAARMALVVESQLHMGYGKTLGYDANTIAETEPTPNNLAYQNHMIASVVKGSVVEGFAAIAPCPWLYIDLGQHLLKEKGTISDDHPYASWLLMYSDPGFNEYMTNLLARLQKYADLSDEDSKKRAVVAFQQSCNYEWMFWEQAWTEQSWPSR, from the coding sequence ATGACTAGTCCCTTTCCTATCCCGAGTTTTGCCGAACGTTGTAAGTTAGCCGCTAAACAATCATTTGGTGCCTCTTTTTCTCATCCCTTTGTGCGCGCTTTGGCAGACGGGTCTCTGGATCCAAAAATCTTTCGTTTTTACCAAATCCAAGATGCCAAATATTTGGAATCCTTCTCGGATGCTTGTGCCATTTTATCAACCAAAGTAAGAGATCCCGAAGACAAACTTTGGCTGATTGATGCGGCAAGGATGGCCCTTGTGGTGGAAAGCCAACTCCATATGGGGTACGGAAAAACCTTGGGTTATGATGCAAATACCATTGCGGAAACAGAACCCACACCGAACAATTTAGCCTACCAAAACCATATGATTGCCTCGGTAGTGAAAGGATCGGTGGTAGAGGGTTTTGCTGCCATCGCCCCTTGTCCTTGGCTTTATATTGACCTAGGCCAGCATCTACTCAAAGAAAAAGGAACCATTTCAGACGACCATCCCTATGCTTCTTGGTTACTAATGTATTCTGATCCTGGCTTTAATGAATACATGACAAATCTCTTAGCTCGTTTGCAAAAGTATGCAGATCTTTCTGATGAGGATTCTAAAAAAAGGGCAGTGGTCGCATTCCAACAAAGTTGTAATTATGAGTGGATGTTTTGGGAGCAGGCTTGGACAGAACAAAGTTGGCCATCTCGTTAA
- the tig gene encoding trigger factor gives MEFTAKKNNNATCDLSIQFSADEVRTAYSKAYKNASEKVKIPGFRPGKAPLNMVEKVLGDSVMDDAANIMLNQAMADLFDKLEHKPIRLPQFQMETFDKNTGAKAKATYDTKPEVTLPKLKKIKIQPKEIKISDADIHKELEGIQKNMARNSLKEEGEPVESADLLEINYKFKEAGKEYPEQGQVGKFQMGAPQNPPGFETNLLGMKLNETKEFSFTYPDSYPQSPESAGKSITYTVTVSAIYKVTYPEINDEFASEVDGSANLQELKEKTKKQLLEIFGTALTKRATDDAYNEIIKESKFIIPESLIYEETETVFQNFMREFGLPVTSLADYAKRLNKEEKEVRESFSKAAEKRIQTYILKQKIAEEHKIQISDEEVEAGYEKEATQQGITAETLKKEVQKQKAETFYRDKFLFDKIDEFVYAEVEKKSPKTISTEEAEKILSGKEE, from the coding sequence ATGGAATTTACGGCTAAAAAAAATAACAACGCAACTTGTGACCTCAGCATTCAATTTAGCGCTGACGAAGTCCGCACTGCCTACTCGAAGGCTTACAAAAATGCATCTGAAAAAGTAAAAATACCTGGCTTTCGTCCCGGAAAAGCCCCCTTAAACATGGTCGAAAAAGTTTTGGGTGATTCCGTTATGGATGATGCTGCCAACATTATGCTAAACCAAGCCATGGCAGATCTTTTTGATAAATTGGAACACAAACCCATTCGTTTGCCACAGTTCCAAATGGAAACTTTTGATAAAAATACTGGTGCCAAAGCCAAAGCAACTTACGACACCAAACCAGAAGTCACCTTACCGAAGTTAAAGAAGATCAAAATCCAACCTAAAGAAATTAAAATTTCTGATGCAGACATCCATAAAGAATTGGAAGGAATCCAAAAAAACATGGCTCGAAACTCTTTGAAAGAAGAGGGAGAACCTGTGGAATCTGCGGATCTACTCGAAATCAACTACAAGTTTAAAGAAGCCGGAAAAGAATACCCGGAACAAGGCCAAGTGGGAAAATTCCAAATGGGAGCTCCCCAAAACCCTCCCGGTTTTGAAACCAACCTTCTTGGCATGAAGTTAAACGAAACAAAAGAGTTTTCGTTTACTTACCCTGATTCTTACCCACAGTCTCCTGAGTCCGCTGGTAAATCAATTACCTACACCGTCACAGTTTCAGCGATTTACAAAGTCACATATCCTGAAATCAATGATGAGTTTGCATCCGAAGTGGATGGATCTGCCAACTTGCAAGAGTTAAAAGAAAAAACCAAAAAACAATTATTGGAAATTTTTGGAACCGCACTCACAAAACGTGCCACAGATGATGCCTATAACGAAATCATCAAAGAATCCAAATTCATCATCCCTGAATCTTTGATTTACGAAGAAACGGAAACGGTTTTTCAAAACTTTATGCGTGAATTTGGCCTTCCTGTTACAAGCCTTGCCGACTACGCAAAACGTTTGAACAAGGAAGAAAAGGAAGTCCGAGAATCCTTTTCCAAAGCGGCAGAAAAACGCATCCAGACCTACATTTTGAAGCAGAAAATCGCAGAAGAACACAAAATCCAAATTTCTGACGAAGAAGTCGAGGCCGGATACGAAAAAGAGGCTACCCAACAAGGAATTACTGCCGAAACTCTGAAAAAAGAAGTCCAAAAACAAAAGGCGGAAACCTTCTACCGTGACAAATTCCTGTTTGATAAAATCGACGAATTTGTATACGCTGAGGTAGAAAAGAAGTCGCCTAAGACTATTTCAACGGAAGAAGCAGAGAAAATTCTCAGCGGAAAAGAAGAGTAA
- the clpP gene encoding ATP-dependent Clp endopeptidase proteolytic subunit ClpP: MSTLMPYVIEQTSRGERQYDIFSRLLKDRIIFLGSAIDETYANVISAQLLFLEAENPDRDIYLYINSPGGYVSSGLAIYDTMQLIKPEVRTLCIGQASSMAALLLAGGAKGKRSALPNSRIMLHQPYGGAGGQASDIEISAKEIIKIKDKLIDLYGKHTGKTSDQIRKDTERNFFMSSEEAKEYGVIDNVIQERKQMPQA, from the coding sequence ATGTCTACACTCATGCCTTATGTAATTGAACAAACAAGCCGTGGCGAACGCCAATATGACATTTTTTCGCGGCTTTTGAAAGATCGGATCATTTTTCTTGGATCTGCGATTGATGAAACCTATGCCAATGTGATTTCGGCACAGCTTTTGTTTTTAGAAGCAGAAAATCCGGATCGCGACATTTATCTCTACATCAATAGCCCTGGTGGGTATGTGAGTTCTGGCCTTGCCATTTACGATACCATGCAACTCATCAAACCTGAGGTAAGAACACTTTGCATTGGACAGGCTTCCTCTATGGCAGCACTTCTACTTGCTGGTGGAGCCAAAGGAAAACGGTCGGCACTTCCTAACTCTCGAATTATGTTACACCAACCTTATGGTGGTGCAGGTGGACAAGCATCTGATATCGAAATCTCTGCAAAAGAAATCATAAAGATTAAGGACAAACTCATCGATCTTTATGGTAAACACACTGGAAAAACCTCAGACCAAATCCGTAAGGATACAGAAAGAAATTTCTTTATGAGCTCCGAAGAAGCAAAAGAATACGGTGTCATCGACAACGTCATCCAAGAACGCAAACAGATGCCACAAGCCTAA